In the Xanthobacteraceae bacterium genome, GACCAAGGATCTCGAATTCCGGAGCTGCCCGCAGGTGGACCGTCAAGCCTGCCGCAACCCGCGCATCGTGCTGCCGCCCGTGCGCGGCGGCTGACCGGCGGCCGCGCCGGATGAATTACCGGCACCGTTTCCACGCCGGCAACTTTGCCGATGTCTTCAAGCACGCGGTCTATCTGCGCGTGCTCGCGCACCTGAACAAGAAGGACGCCGTCTATCGCGTGCTCGATACCCACGCAGGCAGCGGCCGTTACACGCTCGCCGACACCGCGACGAAACCCGGCGAGTTTCGGGGCGGCATTGCACGCATTTACGAGACCCCGCCCGCGGGCGAAGCCGGCGAATTGCTGGCGGACTATCTCCGCATCGTCCGCGAAACGAACGACGGCGGCGAACTGCGCCACTATCCCGGCTCGCCTGCGATCGCGGCGGCCGTGGCCGGCAGGAACAAGCTGGTGTTCTGCGAGGCCGATGAAGACGCCTTCAGCGGCCTTGCGAAATTCGCGTCCAGGCACCGCAACGCGGCCGCGCGCCACATGGACGGCTATCAGGCGTTAAAGGCGATGCTGCCGTTTCCCGAACGCCGCGGCGTGGTCCTGATCGACCCGCCGTTCGAACACGCCAACGAATTCGCGAACATCGCCGCCGGAATTGGCGAAGCGATGCAGCGCTTCGCGACCGCGACCTATCTGGTCTGGTATCCGCTGAAGAACCGGCATGATACCGCCGCCGCGGTTCGCCGCATCGCACGCGCGGCGGAAGGGCGTGAAGCGCTGAAGCTGGAAATCG is a window encoding:
- a CDS encoding 23S rRNA (adenine(2030)-N(6))-methyltransferase RlmJ; protein product: MNYRHRFHAGNFADVFKHAVYLRVLAHLNKKDAVYRVLDTHAGSGRYTLADTATKPGEFRGGIARIYETPPAGEAGELLADYLRIVRETNDGGELRHYPGSPAIAAAVAGRNKLVFCEADEDAFSGLAKFASRHRNAAARHMDGYQALKAMLPFPERRGVVLIDPPFEHANEFANIAAGIGEAMQRFATATYLVWYPLKNRHDTAAAVRRIARAAEGREALKLEIEIAPPRADGALTACGILAINPPWTLARECHVMLPALRDAMAQDRAAARIEPMD